One genomic region from Conexibacter woesei DSM 14684 encodes:
- a CDS encoding helix-turn-helix transcriptional regulator, with protein MPKPAVMGTRAATARETIAALADAQLEPRELIHEVAERVRRVVPYDRATWALTDPETLLETDEAVVEGVLLDCAVVLETIRHELAGDDVNLFDQLDRAGAAAASLSGATGGDLATSARHRALLAPQGLDDELRLLARSGDATWGTATLARATDAPAFTPEEVRFVASVAGHLGRGLRAALGRTPLVAPATGGAGMLIVDGDSRIEASTADAQQWLTRIPSPHDGEYLPTPLALVAEHAQAFARSARDLRPARLRLPIPGDGWLLVRGDVLNAADGGAARTALVLEPAGRAELVPLLHALYGLTERERNVTELLVTGLTTDAVAERLAISRHTLRDHVKAIFAKTGVASRPELTALFGTERAAS; from the coding sequence ATGCCGAAGCCCGCCGTCATGGGAACGAGAGCTGCGACCGCGCGCGAGACGATCGCGGCGCTCGCCGACGCGCAGCTGGAGCCGCGCGAGCTGATCCACGAGGTCGCCGAGCGCGTCCGCCGCGTCGTCCCGTACGACCGCGCCACGTGGGCGCTGACCGACCCGGAGACGCTGCTGGAGACCGACGAGGCCGTCGTCGAAGGCGTGCTGCTCGACTGCGCCGTGGTGCTGGAGACGATCCGCCACGAGCTGGCGGGCGACGACGTCAACCTGTTCGACCAGCTCGACCGCGCCGGCGCGGCCGCCGCCTCGCTGTCCGGGGCGACCGGCGGAGACCTCGCGACGAGCGCGCGGCACCGCGCGCTGCTCGCGCCGCAGGGCCTCGACGACGAGCTGCGGCTGCTCGCCCGCAGCGGCGACGCGACCTGGGGCACCGCGACGCTGGCGCGCGCGACCGACGCGCCGGCGTTCACGCCCGAGGAGGTCCGCTTCGTCGCCTCGGTCGCCGGGCACCTCGGCCGCGGGCTGCGCGCCGCGCTCGGCCGCACGCCGCTCGTCGCGCCGGCGACCGGCGGCGCCGGCATGCTGATCGTCGACGGCGACAGCCGTATCGAGGCGTCGACCGCGGACGCGCAGCAGTGGCTCACGCGGATCCCCTCGCCGCACGACGGCGAGTACCTGCCGACGCCGCTCGCGCTCGTCGCCGAGCACGCGCAGGCGTTCGCGCGCAGCGCGCGCGACCTGCGTCCCGCGCGGCTGCGGCTGCCGATCCCCGGCGACGGCTGGCTGCTCGTGCGCGGCGACGTGCTCAACGCCGCCGACGGCGGCGCCGCGCGCACGGCGCTCGTGCTGGAGCCGGCCGGACGCGCCGAGCTGGTGCCGCTGCTGCACGCGCTCTACGGCCTGACCGAGCGCGAGCGCAACGTCACCGAGCTGCTCGTGACCGGCCTCACGACCGACGCCGTCGCGGAGCGGTTGGCGATCTCCCGCCACACGCTGCGCGACCACGTCAAGGCGATCTTCGCCAAGACGGGCGTCGCCTCGCGCCCCGAGCTGACCGCCCTCTTCGGGACCGAGCGCGCGGCGAGCTAG
- a CDS encoding MFS transporter produces the protein MQPTPSTTPSAREPADPRRWWLLTLVAIAELMIILDIYIVNIALPSAQSALEIPDASRHWVVTAYAITFGGLLLLGGRVGDYWGRKRTFTLSLVGFGVASALGGAAWSPELLFAARALQGVFAALMAPAILSLLFVTFTDPRERAKAFGVWGAVAGTGSAIGLLLGGVFTEYASWRWTLLVNVPVAVALAVAAWWIVRESRTDGETRYDIPGALTSTLGVTALVYGFTRAESDGWGAPVTLALLAAGVALIVAFVAIERRSANPLLPLRVLTDRNRAGSFAANALFAGAIFSYGVFLVYYLQGSRGYSAIESGLAILPLTLAAIAFVSIGARLLPRVGPRPLTVGGFAIGAVGLGWLALIGEDTSYMAVVFPGLVLLGIAAGLVWPVLSNTALVGVQPRDAGAASGMVSVAQQLGGALTVAFLNTLAASIAEGRVERDGDAALAAGLIDGYAATFAVGGGLMLLGAVVSLLTITRRLPASEQDAELPDPELPAVNEEPAVAGARAA, from the coding sequence ATGCAACCGACACCTTCGACCACCCCATCCGCACGCGAGCCGGCCGATCCGCGCCGCTGGTGGCTGCTCACGCTCGTCGCGATCGCCGAGCTGATGATCATCCTCGACATCTACATCGTCAACATCGCGCTGCCGTCTGCCCAGAGCGCGCTGGAGATACCCGACGCGAGCCGCCACTGGGTCGTGACGGCGTACGCGATCACCTTCGGTGGACTGCTGCTGCTCGGCGGTCGCGTCGGCGACTACTGGGGCCGCAAGCGCACGTTCACGTTGTCGCTTGTCGGCTTCGGCGTCGCGTCGGCGCTCGGCGGCGCCGCCTGGTCGCCTGAGCTGCTGTTCGCGGCCCGCGCGCTGCAGGGCGTCTTCGCCGCGCTGATGGCGCCGGCGATCCTGTCACTGCTGTTCGTCACGTTCACCGACCCGCGCGAGCGAGCGAAGGCGTTCGGCGTCTGGGGCGCGGTCGCCGGCACCGGCAGCGCGATCGGCCTGCTGCTCGGCGGCGTCTTCACCGAGTACGCCTCGTGGCGCTGGACGCTGCTCGTCAACGTCCCGGTCGCGGTCGCGCTCGCCGTCGCCGCATGGTGGATCGTCAGGGAGAGCCGCACCGACGGCGAGACGCGCTACGACATCCCGGGCGCGCTGACCTCGACGCTCGGCGTGACCGCGCTCGTCTACGGCTTCACCCGCGCCGAGAGCGACGGCTGGGGCGCCCCGGTCACGCTCGCGCTGCTGGCCGCCGGCGTCGCGCTGATCGTCGCGTTCGTCGCGATCGAGCGGCGCTCGGCGAACCCGCTGCTGCCGCTGCGTGTGCTGACCGATCGCAACCGCGCCGGCTCGTTCGCCGCGAACGCGCTGTTCGCGGGGGCGATCTTCTCCTACGGCGTCTTCCTCGTGTATTACCTGCAGGGCAGCCGCGGCTACTCGGCGATCGAGTCCGGTCTCGCGATCCTGCCGCTCACGCTGGCTGCGATCGCGTTCGTCTCGATCGGCGCACGCCTGCTGCCGCGCGTCGGGCCGCGGCCGCTGACGGTCGGCGGCTTCGCGATCGGCGCCGTCGGGCTCGGCTGGCTGGCGTTGATCGGCGAGGACACGTCCTACATGGCGGTCGTCTTCCCCGGGCTCGTCCTGCTCGGCATCGCGGCTGGGCTGGTGTGGCCGGTGCTGAGCAACACGGCGCTCGTCGGCGTGCAGCCGCGCGACGCCGGCGCGGCGAGCGGGATGGTGAGCGTCGCCCAGCAGCTCGGCGGCGCGCTCACGGTCGCGTTCCTCAACACGCTCGCGGCGAGCATCGCCGAGGGGCGGGTCGAGCGCGACGGCGACGCCGCGCTCGCCGCGGGCCTGATCGACGGCTACGCGGCGACGTTCGCGGTCGGCGGCGGGCTGATGCTGCTCGGCGCGGTCGTCTCGCTGCTGACGATCACGCGCCGGCTGCCGGCGTCCGAGCAGGACGCCGAGCTGCCGGACCCCGAGCTGCCGGCCGTGAACGAGGAGCCGGCCGTCGCCGGCGCGCGGGCGGCGTGA